Genomic window (Syngnathoides biaculeatus isolate LvHL_M chromosome 6, ASM1980259v1, whole genome shotgun sequence):
CTCGCTCTCGACTCCACGTCATCTTCCTCAAAGAATTCTGCAAAGCCGTTCTGATGAGGAAGAAGACGGAATATGATAAGTTGATATGTCAGTGTTCAGCAATTACGCAGTACACGTTTGGCGCATTGCTCACCCATGCGTTGTGCTGCACGAGCCAGGTGCGCTGATGCGACAGCAGGTAGGTGGAGACCTCCTGGGCCACGAGCGCCACACACCCCTCCCGCCGCATCTCCTTCAAGGCCTGAGACAGCACGGCGGCGAAAGCCAGCAGGCTGGCGACGTGACCCCAGTCGGTGTCCCCGTCTGCAAACTCAAGCCCGGCCACCTCGCTGACGAAGGCCATGTCGTCCCCTCTTCTGTCCAACGGCACTTCGTTGATGATGCCTGGAAGACAGAGGCCGACCCAATtgagaaaacaaacacatttatgTTACCATTGGAATTGTTTCATATACATATTATAATACtctggccttaaaaaaaaagcatttacgtgttaatgaaaaattaaattactcttattttgttttcaatttcaagcTTAAGCTCTTTTAATAGCGAAGCAAGATAGTTTACATCAGTTTATCTCAAATTGTCCCTTTTGGCTCTATGGGCTCGAATGAAGCTTACGAAGAAGACAATTTTGATTTTAAGAGGGGAAGTGATCCCTCTGCTGGCTGTAGAAAGATTGCGCGATCAGCAAAATGACATAAAAagtgtttatatatatgtagataAACATATATATGAacagttcagacgcaaaagcagatatatccattttgttgtttgctgCATGCATCACGTGTACAACTTGCTTTATTACGTAGGACACTGACGTAGGCTACATACAGGACCGTCCTATCGATTGGTCAATTCGTGAACAATCTGCAAATTACTGCTTTAAGTATGACTAATGACTTATTTGAGgctctaattttttttatttgaaattttccACAAGGGCATATTTATAGTTTTGGTCAGAACTGCTTTTACTGTCCAAACGGAGAGAAAAGTATACAGTACAGGTACAGCATATCAACGTTACGCTCATAAATGCAATACTGCTCTAAAAAAGTGactcaaacacaaaatataaaaaacatcCACTTACCATTGTACAGGAACCTGTGTTTGTCCACGATTCTCTGAACGACCCTTTTTATCGTCGACTGGACTTTACTTTCCTTCCAAGTGGCCGTGGTGGTCAAGCCGGTAAAGTCACTGAGAAAGCGGCCGATAAGTCGTCTTGTGTCCGTGGCCAGGGCGTCGGGGTCGCCGGGGGTCTGGAGCTCCGGCGGTGGGGAGCCTTCAGGGCGACGATTCCCCCCCGGTAGGGCGCCGGGTCCCGGGTCCGGCGAGTCGTGGTTGCCCATCTCGGGGTTAACGGCTGGGGCCACGGCCGGCTGCGGGAACCCGAAGAAACCTTCCGGGCCCGGATTCGGACGCAACATCAACGTGGCCGTGATTCCAAGCTTGGAGTGGGGCCGCAACAAGTGTCGCTGGGTCGGCATCATTTGGAGCGTGTCTCGGTCACGGCAAGAAACGAGTTTTCCTTCCTCCGAACGCGCCAGCGTCTTGTCTCAGCGAGAGAGGCTCACCAATGACTGCATCAGTTGAGTGCAGGGCAAATATAAGATGGATCCCGTCAGAGAGCACCAAAATTGTCAGTTCATCAAAGAAACTATTTTCCCACCAATCATTTGGTCACGTGCGCATCAGGGGCGTCcccctaactttttttcccaccccctGGCGGCTCAGGGCCACACTTGAAAAGTTCACCTGCTTGACGCTCCGCGCATGCGTGAACTCAATGAAAAAGCgacagagcgagagaaagagagttcTCCTTTGCAGAGATTTTAAGTGCAAGCGtttcttttttgtggggggggggggggcatgttcaaaatgttttctgacCAAAGACCCTAATTGAGATGTTCAACATTAAACCAAACCGTTATCtctaataattttgtttttcttattaatTCTATTATGGATGGTGAACTTCATTTGAGATTGAACAACATAGATTAGAATAGAACGTGATTGCCACTATCACAACGCAATGATAATCAGTTATGCAAGATGATCAggattttcaaatattgtttggCTGTCTGACAAACAGTTCTGGTGTTCAGCGTACGAGTTTCAGCTCCATCGATTATTGcaccatacttttttttcaaattctctGGGAAAAGTGGAAGAGAGGATGGATAAACACTCAAAACATTTGGAAGATGTCCAATGGATTGTTGTGAATGTCAATAATGGATTTTTGCAGTACTTATCTGTGTGGTATATGGAAAAAATCTTGAGCGTAACTCGATTATTACATTAAGTCCTTTTGCTCAATCTGGATGTACACAAATGACTTCTTCAAATACGTCATCGATGTCCAGATAGCATGAACAGATTTTACTGGATACAGCATGATGACAGGactgtatattattatattcaAATTTCTCTTCAAGAATTACTGTTTTAAGTTTGGCTGTGTtattcacatttgtcattttatacTTTCTAGAGAAATAATGTTTACGTATTAGAACATTACATTTACGCACATAGTGAAgactttttcattatttgcttaaatatgaccttatacatttaatcaacggataaagtgttgcccatttgctaatcagacaaggatatGTTGTCGGTGGTTGTCCTTCATCTTTGTATGCAGAACACCgcctggcgccatcctcctctcccaggcgttgccgtggagacgaacgacaccagataaggagcggaaagttaccatcccggcacAGGACCAGActccggaggggggggggcagccacttttaccatgaacccatacatataaaaaccttgtgttactgggcagcttttgtcttcttcttcggcTATCCTGTCAGACGATACACGTGTCGTGTgcagcagatacctagataagacccggacgtctattgcacattcctttggaataaatccatttgctgttaactttttcttatcattggtcatatcttcgattcgtgaacacgtgtagggtccaaactcgcaaatccatGGGTATTGACTCATTAATTCCAAGGGTGATTTGAAAAGAAGGGAGCGAACACATGAAATTCGTATTTGTATGTTTATTAGACAATTtgtcatactgtacatacacatcAAATTGTAAATTATCAATAACGTTTTGATAATAGAACACAAAGCGCGCTCTTTCAGCACGGGAGACATTTATCgacataaaaaaatggacacatttcatttttgtgcacGTGTCTTTCTCATTGTTGATCAAACTGTACAAAAATGGTCCATATCACTTCCTCTTTGTGAAGCTGTTGCTCGGGATTGTGATACGCCAAACGGTCCGCAGAGTTCAACGGAGCAAACGGAGCACCGCCGCCGAGATGCAGGCCAAACCGCCGAAGGCGACGAGGACGGTCCTCACTCTCGACTCCACGTCATCTTCCTTGAAGAACTCTGCAAAGCCGTTCTGGTGAGGAAGAAGACAGAATATGATAAGTTGATATCTCGGTGTTCAGAAATTGCGCAGTACACGTTTGGCGCATTGCTCACCCATGCGTTGTGCTGCACGAGCCAGGTGCGCTGATGCGACAGCAGGTAGGTGGACACCTCCTGGGCCACGAGCGCCACACACCCCTCCCGCCGCATCTCCTTCAAGCCCTGAGACAGCACGGCGGCGAAAGCCAGCAGGCTGGCGACCCGACCCCAGTTGGTAGCCCCGTCTGCAAACTCGAGCCTGGCCACATTGCTGACGAAGGCCATGTCGTCCCCTCTTCTGTCCAATGCAGGGTTGTTGATGTCTAGAAGATGGAGGCCGACCCAATCTAGAAAACAAGCACATTTATGTTACCATTGCAATCGTTTCCTTACCTCCACTATAGACAAATTGTAACACTctggcctaaaaaaaaagtagttgtcTGTTAATACAAATGTAATGAAAGTTCACAAATGTGGAATGActcttattttacatttcatgcTCAAGATATTTTAATAGAGAAGCAAGATACAGTTTCTATCCAATTGTACCTTTTGGCTCTACTATGGCCTAGAATGAAGCTCACGAATCAGTAATTTTGATTTTAACAGGGGAAGTGGTCCCTCTGCTGGCTGTAGAAAGATTGCACGATCAATAAAATTACATGGAAAGtgtttctatatatatatatatatatataacgcgGCTAAAATTCACACATGGTACATGGCAATAACAGAACATCAGCAAAactaattataaataataacatcATGAGTCCAACCCTCATGCATCAGGTGTACAACTTGCTTTATTACGTAGGTCACTGACGTAGGCAACAGACAGGGCTGTCCGATAGATTGGTCATCTCATGGACAATCTGCAAATTACTGGTTCAAGTATTAAATTATCATGACTGATTGACTTATTTAAGGCTATAATTATCTCGTAAAACTTTCCACAAGGACATATTTAGAGTTTTGGTCATAACACAAAACCGCTTTTACTGTCCAAACGGAAAGAGAAAAGTACAGTATGACAGGTACAGCAAGTCAACCTTATGCtcataaatgaaataatgctcTTAAAAAGCGTctcaaaagcataaaaaaaacaaccacttaCGATTGTATATGAGCCTGTGTTTGTCCACGAGTCTCTGCACGACCCTTTTTATCGTCGACAGGACTTTACTTTCCTCCCAACTGGCCGTGGTGGTCAAGCCGGTAAAGTCACTGAGAAAGCGGCCGATAAGTCGCCTTGTGTCCGTGGCCAGGGCGTCGGGGTCGCCGGGGGTCTGGAGCTCCGGCGGTGGGGAGCCTTCAGGGCGACGATTCCCCCCCGGTAGGGCGCCGGGTCCCGGGTCCGGCGAGTCGTGGTTGCCCATCTCGGGGTTAACGGCTGGGGCCACGGCCGGCATCGGGAACACGAAGAAACCTTCCGGGCCCGGATTCGGAGGAAACATCAACGTGGGCGCGATTCCAAGGTTGGAGTTGGGCCGCAACAAGTGTCGCTGGGTCGGCATCATTTGGAGCGTGTCTCGGTCACGGCAAGAAACGAGCTTTCCTTCCTCCGAACGCGCCAGCGTCTTGTCTCGGCGAGAGAGGCTCACAAATGACTGCATCAGTTGAGTGCGGGGCAAAAATAAGATGGATCCCATCAGAGAGCAGCAAAATTGTCAGTTAATCAAAGAAACTATTTTCCCACCAATCATTTGGTCACGTGCGCATCAGGGGCGTCCCccgaactttttttcccaccccctGGCGGCTCAGGGCCGCACTTGAAAAGTTCACCTGCTTGACGCTACGCGCATGCGCAAACTACCTGAAAGGACGCGAGAAAGAGAAACGAGCTAATTCCGGGATTTTCTCGTGACACCCCAACCAtaacaagttaaaaataaatagagactatacacttaaaaaaaataaggaacgtAATCCGGAGGTACGAATTTATACATTTCAGAGTTTCGAGATAAGCATTTCAAATACTCCGTGATAGTCACTTGGCggaaataaaaaacacatttattgccTGTGTTTCAGGGGGACATTTTTACGTGCCGGACACATTCGCAGGCTGCGTGTCTTCCGCAAGCGCCACAAAGCCATGCCTGTTGACACCAGACGAATACGTGGTCCAGAGGTTTCCCTAAGTCCGTCTCTGTTCGCGTGCAAGCCGGCGCCAGGCTTGCCAACGCACGGTCCCAGAGCGGACGGCCGGCAACGGGACCAAGTGGACGTCCGGCCCGTTTTCGTCAGGTGCGGGCTGGTGAGCCAGGCCAAGGGCTCTGCGTACATGGAGGCCGGAGGTACCAAGTTGATGTGCTGCGTTTATGGTCCCAGAGAAACGGATCGTAAAGATGAAACCGATATGAAGTGTGGAAGgtaatttgtttttgaatggatagcTTTCTAAGTACGCCATCGTGTGTGTCActgaggtcagagaacacaggtgatgggTGAAGCGTCTATCGTTAATTTACACGATTGGTCTCAGGACTATGGTGGCGtcatttgaaatttgatttggacttttttgtttgtttacgttGAGTCATAGTTGTCATTTGCAGAGATTTTGAAGGCCACGGTTTTGGGGGCAAcatgttcaaaatgttttatgacaaaacGGTGTCTCATAATTTTCTTATCAGTTACTTTCGAGGTTAACTTCATTTGAGATTGAACAACATAGATTACAGTGGAACGTTATTGCCACTATCACCAGGACAATGATAATCAGTTAgctttgttgagtttttttttttatatatacgtATACAAGATGGTCAGAATTTCCAAATATTGTTGGCGTGCCTGCCAAAGAGTTCTGATGTTCCGGGCGCCAGTTTCAGCTCCATCGATGTTTGCAAcatacttgttttgttttttttttctttcaaattctcTGGGACAAATGGTAGAGAGGATGAGTAAAcactcaaaacattttgaagatgCCCAATGGACTGTTTTGAATGTCAATCATGGATTTTACAGGACTTATCTGTGTGGGATGTAGAAAAATCTTGACATGTATTTTAActgattgttattattattgagagGATCTCCAGTAAAACAGTTGATCTTTGTGTAACCAGGTTGACGACAGACATGCGGTTTGCTCCATTCTCGTACCAAGAAAGAGGCGCCTGGATTCAAGGGAGTCAGGACAAGGACTTCTCCTTGATGCTGCACGAAAGTCTGCAGCCCGCTTTGTGCCTTCACAAATACCCCCGCTCACAGATCGAGGTCAACGTGATGGTTCTCGAAAACAGCGGCTCAGTTCTGGCACACGCCGTCACCTGCGCGTCCCTCGCTCTCGCAGACGCAGGTATTGAAATGTACGACCTGGTCCTCGGCTGTGCCGTCCGACAGGATGGGGCTTCTTATGTGCTCGACCCGACGTATGCGGAGGAAAATGGCAGCGGCTCAGCGAGTGGCGACAATCAGGGTCGACTCACGCTCGCGTTCCTCCCCAGCTTGAATCAGATTTCTGGGCTGCAGTCTGACGGGGAAATGACTGAAGAGGCTTTGTCTGCTGGGGTGCGCACGTGTATTGAGGGCTGCTATAAGATATATCCAGTCATCCAACAAGCTCTGGCGAAGGCAGTTCGGAGGGCAGCCCCCCCACCATCAGAGAGCTGACAGAGTTAGTTGTTTTCTGGGTCAATATCACGAGAAAGAGCCTTTGGAGTCCTCATCACACTCACTCAGTAATGATGGAAATAAAGCTGAATCGTGAAGCTGTGcgctcatctttttctttcggcttgtcccgtgaggggtcgccacagcgtgtcatctttttccatctcagcctatctcgtgcatccactctgaacacccactgtcctcatgtcctccctcacaacatccatcaaccttttctttggtcttcctctgatgGAGAGTGTAAACTAAACATTTGTGCACACACctgtacaataagtctctgaaaaTGTGTGTTGAATTCATTTTATTCCTGGTTGGATGCACGTGTTTGGTAGGTCCCACCCACTGCTACAGTGTGTCGAAAATGGTTAAAGCGATATAACATCCATCCGTATTGTCCATATTATTTCACAAAAGGAGTAATTTACAGATACTGAATAATTTGCATGCATCATGCAAACTGATCACCTTATAGGCTAAAGGGAATTATTTTCAGATATTAGGGCAagcatttcatatttcataactggagactggctatttccagaatttttcttcaCACTTTGTTGATCTTGACATGTCCACTCTGTCATCAAGTGAAATATCACTTGTCAAAACCTTTTGGATAATCCCCAAagcatatctattttttcttatATGAATGCTAAAATTAGCCCCcatattttgctgtttgaatGCAGTTAGtatctgttttttaaaaaattatgatggaccaatatgctttttttttaacaacacaaGGTCTCTTTAACACACTGAATATGGGGTTCAACGGATAAGATcaactttttggggggtgaaatGAGAGTCTCAAAGGCACCGTATGGTGATATTGACTGTTCTACAATATACTGTAAGCGTTATATGTGCATTTAACTTTGATCTGTGTGCTCATTaaagttttttcttcttcattttacCTCTTTTTTCAGGACTTTGCATTTTCCTACATCACTAGGCTTGACTATCTTGAAAATAGGTGTTTGTGTTTCTCTGCAATAACACATTCCAAACAAATGGTAGGCTATGCTTGAAATCCGGTTTGTGCACACCTTTGGTGGCACGGGTCCTCGAATCtaaatggggggcgggggggggggcacgtggaACAAGAGTTTGCAGCGCCTTAACAGTACGCCACAGGCTATTTTGAAatagaatattaaaaatattgatcATTTGAATTTCGTGGCCATAACAATTCACTTAACAAATGGGCAAACACAAAGGCTATTACACACAAAACTACAGAGAGATGCAGACACTAGATGAAATTAACCATTACATCACGcaaacattcaaaacaatatGTCAACACCATTCTGTCATCCTACAatcaaaaaaaaagggaaggcaCCAAAGGGTTACTACAAATACTTATGCAATAATTCACACAATGGGGTCCATGGGGATATTGTGACAAGAAAagattggggagaaaaaaacaaacagtggaAATTAAGCGATCTGACAGAGGAGGAAACTTTGTCTCCTAAACAGTCATCGGAGACAAAAAACCGGCCGACATTACATGGAATCAGTCTGGTAGGGATTGTAAAAATGTGACTTCGGCATTTGTAACTAGTGTCTGTGTGGCCCTGACCTTATGACGGTGAACCGCTGAGTGATGACCCTCAAatttattgtttctttttgcCGAAAAAAACAGATTACGGATTTTATAAAAATCGTCATGTTTGGTCTGACGCGAGAAAATCCCGGAATTAGCTCGTTTCTCTTTCTCGCGTCCTTTCAGGTAGTTTGCGCATGCGCGTAGCGTCAAGCAGGTGAACTTTTCAAGTGTGGCCCTGAGCCGCCagggggtgggaaaaaaagttcggGGCGTCACGTGACCAAATGATTGGTGGGAAAATAGTTTCTTTGATTAACTGACCATTTTGCTGCTCTCTGATGGGATCCATCTTATATTTGCCCTGCACTCAACTGATGCAGTCATTTGTGAGCCTCTCTCGCCGAGACAAGACGCTGGCGCGTTCGGAGGAAGGAAAGCTCGTTTCTTGCCGTGACCGAGACACGCTCCAAATGATGCCGACCCAGCGACACTTGTTGCGGCCCCACTCCAAGCTTGGAATCACGGCTACGTTGATGTTGCGTCCGAATCCGGGCCCGGAAGGTGTCTTCGGGTTCCCGCAGCCGGCCGTGGCCCCAGCCGTTAAGCCCGAGATGGGCAGCCACGACTCGCCGGACCCGGGACCCGGCGCCCGACCGGGGGGGAATCGTCGCCCTGAAGGCTCCCCACCGCCGGAGCTCCAGACCCCCGGCGACCCCGACGCCCTGGCCACGGACACAAGGCGACTTATCGGCCGCTTTCTCAGTGACTTTAGCGGCTTGACCACCACGGTCACCTGGAAGGAAAGCAAAGTCCAGTGGACGATAAAAAGGGTCGTGCAGAGACTCGTGGACAAACACAGGCTCATATACAATCGtaagtggatgttttttttttccatgcttttGAGTCACTTTTTAAGAGCAGTATTGCATTTATGAGCATAAGGTTGAATTGCTGTACCTGTACCTGTCATACTGTACTTTTCTCTTTCCGTTTGGACAGTAAAAGCGGTATTGTGTTATGACCAAAACTCGAAATATGCCCTTGTGGAAAATTTTACGAGACAATTCGAGTTAAATAGGTCAATTAGTCATGATGTAATACTTGAAGCAGTAATTTGTAGATTGTTCATGAGATGACTAATCTGTAGGACGGTCCTGTATCTTTCTTCTCTATTAAAATAGCTGAAGCAtgacatgtaaaataaaataagagtaATTCCACATTTGTGAAATTTCATTACATTCGCATTAACagctaaatgctttttttttattaaggccAGAGGGTTATAATATGTATACACAGGAGGTAATGAAACAATTGCAATGGTAACATAAATGTGCTCGTTTTCTAGATTTGGTCAGCCTCCATCTTCCAGACATCAACAACCCTGCATTGGACAGAAGAGGGGACGACATGGCCTTCGTCAGCAATGTGGCCAGGCTTCAGTTTGCAGACGGGGCCACCAATTGGGGTCAGGTCGCCAACCTGCTTGCTTTCGCCGCCGTGCTATCTCAGGCCTTGAAGGAGATGCGGCGGGAGGGGTGTGTGGCGCTCGTGGCCCAGGAGGTGTCCACCTACCTGCTGTCGCATCAGCGCACCTGGCTCGTCCAGCACAACGCATGGGTGAGCAATGCGCCAAACGTGTACTGCGCAATTTCTGAACACCGAGATATCAACTTATCATATTCTGTCTTCTTCCTCATCAGAACGGCTTTGCAGAGTTCTTCAAGGAAGATGACGTTGAGTCGAGAGTGAGGACCTTCCTCGTCGCCTTCAGCGGTTTGGCCTGCATCTCGGCAGGACTGCTCCGTTTGCGCCGTTGAACTTCGAGGACGTTTGGCGTATCACAATCCCGAGCAACAGCTTCACAAAGAGGAAGTGATATGGACCATTTTTGTACAGTTTGATCAACAATgggaaagacacacacaaaaaaataaatgtcaatttttttcatgtcgaTAAATGTCTCCCATGCTGAAACAGAAGGCTTTGTGTTGTATTCTCAAAAAGTTATTGATGGTTTAAAATTTtatgtgtatgtacagtatgacaAATTGTCTAATAaattttatacaaatatgaatTTCATGTGTTTGCTCCCTGCTTCTTTTTGAATCACCCTTTGAATGAATGAGTCAATATCCATGTgcgtaaatgtaatttttttttatgggtgaGGTTTTTCTCTACAAAgtagaaaatgacaaatatgactAACAC
Coding sequences:
- the LOC133502221 gene encoding induced myeloid leukemia cell differentiation protein Mcl-1-like; translation: MMPTQRHLLRPHSKLGITATLMLRPNPGPEGFFGFPQPAVAPAVNPEMGNHDSPDPGPGALPGGNRRPEGSPPPELQTPGDPDALATDTRRLIGRFLSDFTGLTTTATWKESKVQSTIKRVVQRIVDKHRFLYNGIINEVPLDRRGDDMAFVSEVAGLEFADGDTDWGHVASLLAFAAVLSQALKEMRREGCVALVAQEVSTYLLSHQRTWLVQHNAWNGFAEFFEEDDVESRARALLVVFGGLACILASALSLLR
- the LOC133502505 gene encoding exosome complex component MTR3-like — translated: MPVDTRRIRGPEVSLSPSLFACKPAPGLPTHGPRADGRQRDQVDVRPVFVRCGLVSQAKGSAYMEAGGTKLMCCVYGPRETDRKDETDMKCGRLTTDMRFAPFSYQERGAWIQGSQDKDFSLMLHESLQPALCLHKYPRSQIEVNVMVLENSGSVLAHAVTCASLALADAGIEMYDLVLGCAVRQDGASYVLDPTYAEENGSGSASGDNQGRLTLAFLPSLNQISGLQSDGEMTEEALSAGVRTCIEGCYKIYPVIQQALAKAVRRAAPPPSES
- the LOC133502189 gene encoding induced myeloid leukemia cell differentiation protein Mcl-1-like; this encodes MGSILYLPCTQLMQSFVSLSRRDKTLARSEEGKLVSCRDRDTLQMMPTQRHLLRPHSKLGITATLMLRPNPGPEGVFGFPQPAVAPAVKPEMGSHDSPDPGPGARPGGNRRPEGSPPPELQTPGDPDALATDTRRLIGRFLSDFSGLTTTVTWKESKVQWTIKRVVQRLVDKHRLIYNHLVSLHLPDINNPALDRRGDDMAFVSNVARLQFADGATNWGQVANLLAFAAVLSQALKEMRREGCVALVAQEVSTYLLSHQRTWLVQHNAWNGFAEFFKEDDVESRVRTFLVAFSGLACISAGLLRLRR
- the LOC133502504 gene encoding induced myeloid leukemia cell differentiation protein Mcl-1-like, translating into MGSILFLPRTQLMQSFVSLSRRDKTLARSEEGKLVSCRDRDTLQMMPTQRHLLRPNSNLGIAPTLMFPPNPGPEGFFVFPMPAVAPAVNPEMGNHDSPDPGPGALPGGNRRPEGSPPPELQTPGDPDALATDTRRLIGRFLSDFTGLTTTASWEESKVLSTIKRVVQRLVDKHRLIYNHWVGLHLLDINNPALDRRGDDMAFVSNVARLEFADGATNWGRVASLLAFAAVLSQGLKEMRREGCVALVAQEVSTYLLSHQRTWLVQHNAWNGFAEFFKEDDVESRVRTVLVAFGGLACISAAVLRLLR